In Sedimentibacter sp. MB31-C6, one genomic interval encodes:
- a CDS encoding GNAT family N-acetyltransferase, with protein MFMQTRYESDRLYYRILKHNYAREVLDYYKRNHIFLKEWEPKHFKDFYTISYQKRSLKNEYYMFKENKLVRFWIFDKINNKVIGNVCYSNIVMGNFKSCFLGYKLDKDEINKGYMTEAINKTIQIMFDDFGLHRIEVNVIPRNNRSIRVMEKLKFEREGYSKRYLEINGKWEDHIHFATYND; from the coding sequence ATGTTTATGCAAACAAGATACGAATCAGATAGATTATATTATAGAATATTAAAGCACAATTATGCAAGAGAGGTTTTAGATTATTATAAAAGAAATCATATATTTCTAAAAGAATGGGAACCAAAGCATTTTAAGGATTTTTACACTATATCATACCAAAAAAGGTCTTTGAAAAATGAATATTATATGTTTAAAGAAAATAAATTGGTTAGATTTTGGATTTTCGACAAGATAAATAATAAAGTAATTGGAAATGTATGTTATAGCAATATTGTAATGGGAAATTTTAAATCATGTTTTTTAGGATATAAATTAGATAAAGACGAAATAAATAAAGGTTATATGACAGAAGCAATAAATAAAACAATACAAATAATGTTTGATGATTTTGGTTTACATAGAATCGAAGTTAATGTAATACCACGTAACAACAGGTCGATTAGAGTTATGGAAAAACTTAAATTTGAAAGAGAAGGTTATTCAAAAAGATATTTAGAAATCAATGGAAAATGGGAAGACCATATACACTTTGCAACTTATAATGATTGA
- a CDS encoding transposase, producing MINYNRLAYELKRDISNFSNKISTGLKRPKIKFLTQMIYGLLEGNKTHLSEIARSLKESITLKKTIERLSRNLHDFDDGDQVMENYVDIVKQNIKDDYSVIVVDNSDIAKPCSKKLEALADVRDGSTGKIVKGYQTIEAAVLTSNRKMPLPVYEKVFSAEEKGFISETHENIKCLKSLSENFGNKCIRTLDRGFDANEYFRYFIKNKERFVIRIKMNRNVIYNDKTQNVLDVVSKYKGNYCLKFKGKNKKNIDCKISYIPVSLCEFPKQELTLIVVYGFGQIPMMLLTNLKSSEKKKISLIVTKMYLTRWRIEEYFKFKKQQFDFEDIRVWSLKSIRNFNLFATITVGYIGIMTSEKADSIFFKEPKECSKRIYDIPKFIYYAIGYAIESILVKTKVGIQSFIPKNIKSQQFDIFNYFKLVAS from the coding sequence ATGATTAATTATAACAGATTAGCTTATGAATTAAAACGGGATATTTCAAATTTTTCAAATAAAATTTCTACTGGTTTAAAACGTCCTAAAATAAAGTTCTTAACACAGATGATTTACGGTTTACTCGAAGGAAATAAAACTCATTTAAGTGAAATTGCACGTTCTTTAAAAGAATCTATAACTCTTAAAAAAACTATTGAACGTTTGTCAAGAAATCTTCATGATTTTGATGATGGTGATCAGGTTATGGAAAATTATGTTGATATAGTTAAACAAAATATTAAAGATGATTATTCTGTAATTGTCGTTGATAATTCAGACATAGCAAAACCATGCAGTAAAAAGTTAGAAGCTTTAGCTGACGTACGTGACGGTAGTACCGGTAAAATAGTAAAGGGGTACCAAACAATCGAAGCTGCTGTATTAACTTCTAATAGAAAAATGCCTCTTCCCGTTTATGAAAAAGTATTTTCAGCAGAAGAAAAGGGATTTATCAGTGAAACTCATGAAAATATTAAATGTTTAAAGTCACTTAGCGAAAATTTTGGAAACAAATGCATAAGGACATTAGATAGAGGCTTTGATGCAAATGAATATTTTAGATATTTTATTAAGAATAAAGAACGTTTTGTAATACGTATAAAAATGAATCGTAATGTTATCTATAATGATAAAACTCAAAATGTTCTTGATGTAGTTAGTAAGTATAAAGGTAATTATTGTTTAAAATTCAAGGGAAAAAATAAAAAAAATATTGACTGTAAAATTAGTTATATCCCTGTTAGTTTATGCGAATTTCCAAAACAAGAATTAACCTTAATAGTAGTTTACGGTTTTGGACAGATTCCTATGATGTTACTTACAAATTTAAAATCATCTGAAAAGAAAAAGATATCGCTTATAGTAACTAAAATGTATTTAACGAGATGGCGTATTGAAGAATATTTTAAGTTCAAAAAACAGCAGTTTGATTTTGAAGATATTAGAGTTTGGTCTTTAAAATCTATACGTAATTTTAATCTATTTGCAACTATTACTGTTGGGTACATTGGTATAATGACATCTGAAAAAGCTGATAGTATATTTTTTAAAGAACCTAAGGAATGTTCAAAGAGAATTTATGACATTCCTAAGTTTATTTACTATGCCATTGGCTATGCTATAGAAAGTATTTTAGTTAAAACTAAAGTTGGAATTCAAAGCTTTATACCTAAAAACATTAAATCACAACAATTTGATATCTTCAACTACTTTAAATTAGTGGCTTCATAA
- a CDS encoding AEC family transporter: MDITIVFNNIATLFLLIFIGLFAGKTEMVNKNATGYLSDVLMKITLPATIFLSISGTFSQGILKDSLVILIITFMIHISCILISLGYTKLIKIPDKDRGVWIFTSTFTNVGFMGFPIIYAILGKEGLFLASISNTVFNILIFSIGVKMITMGFKSESNVSVKKLLLNNNNIAIVLGIFFYLAQISLPEFLYNSINHIGSATTPLSMILVGLSISKNNMSDIFNDNKLYILSIVRLLIIPFLVLIIMKIIPFESTSLIPKVMVIAFAMPAPSVTSIIAEQYNGNKELAAKVVFLTSVVSMLTIPIVLLLI; encoded by the coding sequence ATGGACATAACTATTGTATTTAACAATATCGCAACACTTTTTTTACTAATATTCATAGGATTATTTGCTGGAAAAACAGAGATGGTGAATAAAAATGCTACAGGTTATTTATCAGATGTATTAATGAAGATTACATTACCAGCAACTATTTTTTTATCAATTTCAGGTACATTTAGTCAAGGTATTTTAAAAGATAGTTTAGTAATATTAATTATAACATTTATGATTCATATATCATGTATTTTGATATCATTAGGTTACACTAAGCTAATTAAAATTCCAGATAAAGACAGAGGAGTATGGATTTTTACAAGTACTTTTACAAACGTTGGATTTATGGGATTTCCAATAATATATGCAATCTTAGGTAAAGAAGGTCTTTTTTTAGCATCAATTTCAAATACAGTATTTAATATTTTGATATTTTCAATAGGTGTTAAAATGATTACTATGGGTTTTAAAAGTGAAAGCAATGTAAGCGTTAAAAAATTACTATTGAATAATAATAATATTGCTATAGTTTTAGGAATTTTCTTTTATTTAGCACAAATAAGCCTACCAGAATTTTTATATAATTCAATAAATCATATAGGCAGTGCTACAACGCCTTTATCAATGATTTTGGTAGGGTTGTCAATATCAAAAAATAATATGAGTGATATTTTTAATGATAATAAGCTATACATACTTTCAATTGTAAGATTACTGATTATTCCTTTTTTAGTTTTAATAATCATGAAAATTATTCCCTTTGAAAGTACAAGCCTTATACCTAAGGTAATGGTTATAGCTTTTGCCATGCCTGCTCCATCGGTAACTTCAATTATAGCAGAGCAATATAATGGCAACAAAGAACTTGCTGCAAAAGTAGTTTTCTTAACAAGTGTAGTTTCTATGCTAACTATACCAATTGTTCTTTTGTTAATCTAA
- the ltaE gene encoding low-specificity L-threonine aldolase: MRFIDLRSDTVTMPTDEMRNAIANAEVGDDVYEDDPTVNKLEKLAAEKVGKEAAIFVPSGTFGNQLALFTHCLRGEEVIIGKDNHIVIHEVGASAVISGVQLRTLETHNGLINPIEMEKAIRVDDIHEPETSLICVENAHGSGSVIPLENLKQIKKIAEKHSIPVHMDGARLFNAATFLNVDVKEITNCCDSVMFCLSKGLSAPAGSMLAGSKKFIKSARKKRKLMGGGMRQIGILAAAGIIALEKMTLRLDEDHQNAKYLAEELSKLPGITVKFDRNDIDMVFFEMSEETIKEDIFVNKLYEKNIKIGGVENGEYRFVTHIGVTKEDIDYVINCIKELM; the protein is encoded by the coding sequence ATGCGTTTTATTGATTTAAGAAGCGATACAGTAACAATGCCTACTGATGAAATGAGAAATGCAATAGCAAATGCAGAAGTAGGTGACGATGTTTATGAAGATGATCCAACAGTTAATAAGCTTGAAAAATTAGCAGCTGAAAAAGTTGGTAAGGAAGCCGCTATATTTGTACCTAGTGGTACTTTTGGAAATCAGTTAGCTTTGTTTACACATTGTCTTAGAGGGGAAGAAGTAATAATTGGAAAAGACAATCATATTGTTATTCATGAAGTAGGGGCATCTGCAGTAATATCAGGCGTACAGCTTAGGACTTTGGAAACACATAATGGATTAATAAATCCTATAGAAATGGAAAAGGCGATTAGGGTTGATGATATTCATGAACCTGAAACAAGTTTAATATGTGTAGAAAATGCTCATGGTAGCGGTTCTGTTATTCCATTGGAAAATTTAAAGCAAATAAAAAAAATTGCAGAAAAACATTCTATACCTGTTCATATGGATGGAGCAAGGTTGTTTAACGCAGCAACTTTTTTAAATGTAGATGTAAAAGAAATTACTAACTGTTGTGATTCGGTTATGTTTTGTTTATCAAAAGGGTTATCAGCACCAGCTGGCTCTATGTTAGCTGGAAGTAAAAAGTTTATTAAAAGTGCTAGAAAGAAAAGAAAACTTATGGGTGGCGGAATGAGACAAATTGGAATTCTAGCAGCTGCAGGGATAATAGCATTAGAAAAGATGACGTTGAGACTTGATGAAGACCACCAAAATGCAAAATATTTAGCTGAGGAGTTATCTAAACTACCTGGTATAACTGTTAAATTTGATAGAAACGATATAGATATGGTATTCTTTGAAATGAGTGAAGAAACTATAAAAGAAGATATTTTTGTTAATAAATTATATGAAAAAAACATAAAAATTGGTGGTGTAGAAAATGGAGAATATCGTTTTGTAACTCATATAGGAGTTACAAAGGAAGATATTGATTATGTTATTAATTGTATTAAGGAACTGATGTAG
- a CDS encoding bifunctional 5,10-methylenetetrahydrofolate dehydrogenase/5,10-methenyltetrahydrofolate cyclohydrolase, translating into MGVIIKGKPVADAITLALKKDVEDLKLKNITPTIKIVRVGEREDDISYEKAALKRMEKCGIECNVLTLSEDISQNKLIEELNKINEDNAVHGILLFRPLPKHIDENIVKYIIKPEKDIDCFHPINTAKVMEGEKSGFPPCTPSAAIELLKHYGIELKGKKAVVVGRSMVVGKPLAMMLLKEDATVTICHSKTENLSEITSKADILIGAVGKSKMITKDYIKNEAVIIDVGINVDEEGNLSGDVNTEDCLEKSSYITPVPSGVGSVTTAILAKHVVKACRLIIDE; encoded by the coding sequence ATGGGTGTTATTATAAAAGGGAAACCTGTTGCAGATGCAATAACTTTGGCTTTAAAAAAAGATGTAGAAGACCTTAAACTTAAAAATATAACTCCAACGATAAAAATTGTTAGAGTAGGAGAAAGGGAAGATGATATATCTTATGAAAAAGCAGCACTAAAAAGAATGGAAAAATGCGGAATTGAATGTAATGTTTTAACTTTATCAGAAGACATAAGTCAAAATAAATTAATTGAAGAATTAAATAAAATAAATGAAGATAATGCGGTTCATGGTATATTGTTATTTAGACCTTTACCAAAACATATTGATGAAAATATAGTAAAGTACATAATTAAACCAGAAAAAGATATAGATTGTTTTCATCCTATTAATACAGCTAAGGTTATGGAAGGTGAAAAATCAGGATTTCCACCATGTACTCCATCTGCTGCAATAGAATTATTAAAACATTATGGTATTGAATTAAAAGGTAAAAAAGCTGTTGTTGTAGGCCGTTCAATGGTTGTAGGAAAACCACTTGCTATGATGTTGTTAAAGGAAGATGCAACAGTTACAATATGTCATTCAAAAACTGAAAATTTAAGTGAAATTACATCTAAAGCTGATATATTAATAGGAGCTGTTGGAAAATCCAAGATGATTACAAAGGATTATATAAAAAATGAAGCTGTTATAATAGACGTTGGAATTAATGTTGATGAAGAAGGTAATTTATCAGGAGATGTAAATACTGAAGATTGTTTAGAAAAATCATCTTATATAACTCCTGTACCATCAGGTGTAGGCTCTGTTACTACAGCAATTTTAGCAAAACATGTGGTTAAAGCATGTCGTTTAATAATAGATGAGTAA